The following proteins come from a genomic window of Frankia casuarinae:
- the ettA gene encoding energy-dependent translational throttle protein EttA, giving the protein MAQYVFQMRKARKAHGDKVILDDVTLSFLPGAKIGVVGPNGAGKSSLLKIMAGLDQPSNGEATLSPGYTVGMLAQEPPLDETKDVRGNVEDGVREIRRVLARYEEINEKMSAPDADFDSLLAEQAELIDKIEAANAWELDSQLDQAMDALRLPPGDADVTLLSGGERRRVALCKLLLEAPDLLLLDEPTNHLDAESVAWLEQHLARYAGAVLAVTHDRYFLDNVAGWILELDRGRALPYEGNYTTYLENKAARLKVEGQKDAKRRRVLAQELEWVRSNPKARQTKSKSRLARYEELAAEADRARPRDFEDIQIPPGPRLGNQVIEAKGLTKGFDDRLLIDNLSFTLPRGGIIGVIGPNGIGKTTLFKMLTGQEAPDAGELVIGDTVDIAYVDQTRSGLDPKKNVWQVVSDGLDHIVVGKVDFPSRAYVSSFGFKGPDQQKPVGVLSGGERNRLNLALTLKRGGNVLLLDEPTNDLDVETLRSLEDALLEFAGCAVVISHDRWFLDRVATHILAWEGTDEDPARWFWFEGNFADYETNKIDRLGQEAARPHRVTHRKLTRD; this is encoded by the coding sequence ATGGCGCAGTACGTCTTCCAGATGCGCAAAGCGCGCAAGGCCCATGGCGACAAGGTCATCCTCGATGATGTGACCCTGTCGTTCCTCCCCGGAGCCAAGATCGGGGTAGTCGGCCCGAACGGCGCGGGGAAGTCGTCCCTGCTCAAGATCATGGCCGGCCTCGATCAGCCGAGTAACGGCGAGGCGACCCTGAGCCCCGGCTACACGGTCGGCATGCTCGCCCAGGAACCCCCGCTGGACGAGACCAAGGACGTCCGCGGCAACGTCGAGGACGGCGTGCGCGAGATCCGCCGGGTGCTCGCCCGCTACGAGGAGATCAACGAGAAGATGTCCGCGCCCGACGCGGACTTCGACTCCCTCCTCGCCGAGCAGGCCGAGCTTATCGACAAGATCGAGGCCGCGAACGCCTGGGAGCTCGACAGCCAGCTCGACCAGGCCATGGACGCGCTGCGGCTGCCGCCCGGCGATGCCGACGTCACCCTGCTCTCCGGCGGTGAGCGCCGCCGGGTCGCGCTGTGCAAGCTCCTGCTTGAGGCTCCCGACCTACTCCTGCTCGACGAGCCGACCAACCACCTCGACGCCGAGAGCGTCGCCTGGCTGGAGCAGCACCTCGCCCGCTATGCGGGCGCCGTGCTGGCCGTCACCCACGACCGGTACTTCCTGGACAACGTCGCCGGCTGGATCCTCGAGCTCGACCGGGGCCGTGCCTTGCCCTACGAGGGCAACTACACCACCTACCTGGAGAACAAGGCGGCCCGGCTGAAGGTCGAAGGCCAGAAGGACGCCAAGCGGCGCCGGGTGCTCGCCCAGGAACTCGAGTGGGTCCGGTCCAACCCGAAGGCCCGCCAGACCAAGAGCAAGTCGCGTCTCGCCCGCTACGAGGAGCTGGCCGCCGAGGCGGACCGGGCGCGCCCGCGCGACTTCGAGGACATCCAGATCCCGCCCGGCCCCCGGCTCGGCAACCAGGTCATCGAGGCCAAGGGGCTCACCAAGGGCTTCGATGACCGGCTTCTCATCGACAACCTGTCGTTCACCCTGCCGCGCGGCGGCATCATCGGCGTGATCGGCCCCAACGGCATCGGTAAGACGACCCTGTTCAAGATGTTGACCGGCCAGGAGGCGCCGGACGCCGGAGAGCTCGTCATCGGCGACACCGTCGACATCGCCTATGTCGACCAGACCCGCTCGGGCCTGGACCCGAAGAAGAACGTCTGGCAGGTCGTCTCCGACGGCCTCGACCACATCGTCGTCGGCAAGGTCGACTTCCCGAGCCGGGCGTACGTGTCGTCATTCGGGTTCAAGGGGCCGGACCAGCAGAAGCCCGTCGGTGTGCTGTCCGGTGGGGAGCGTAACCGGCTGAACCTCGCGCTCACCCTCAAGCGTGGCGGCAACGTCCTGCTTCTCGACGAGCCCACCAACGACCTCGACGTGGAGACGCTGCGCTCCCTGGAGGACGCGCTGCTGGAGTTCGCCGGCTGCGCCGTGGTCATCTCCCACGACCGCTGGTTCCTCGACCGGGTCGCCACCCACATCCTGGCCTGGGAAGGAACCGACGAGGACCCGGCGCGCTGGTTCTGGTTCGAGGGGAACTTCGCCGACTACGAGACCAACAAGATCGACCGTCTCGGGCAGGAGGCGGCCCGCCCGCACCGCGTCACCCACCGCAAGCTCACCCGGGACTGA
- a CDS encoding globin: MPQNGRVNQSPPRTLPISSFYDAAGGEPTFRKLVARFYQGVANDPVLRPLYPEEDLTGAEERLRMFLIQYWGGPTDYQEQRGHPRLRRRHAPFAIGPTQRDAWLKIMRAAVDSLDLPPDLDRQLWDYLSMAANSLQNRPD, translated from the coding sequence GTGCCGCAGAATGGACGGGTGAACCAGTCTCCTCCGCGCACTCTCCCGATCAGCTCCTTCTACGACGCCGCCGGCGGCGAACCGACGTTCCGGAAGCTGGTCGCCCGGTTCTACCAGGGTGTGGCGAACGATCCGGTACTGCGCCCGCTCTACCCGGAAGAGGATCTGACCGGCGCTGAGGAGCGCCTGCGCATGTTCCTCATCCAGTACTGGGGTGGCCCGACCGACTACCAGGAGCAGCGCGGGCATCCTCGGCTGCGGAGGCGGCACGCCCCGTTCGCGATCGGCCCGACGCAGCGGGACGCCTGGCTGAAGATCATGCGGGCCGCGGTCGACTCCCTGGACCTGCCGCCCGATCTCGACAGGCAGCTCTGGGACTATCTGTCGATGGCGGCGAATTCGCTGCAGAACCGACCCGACTGA
- a CDS encoding glycoside hydrolase family 13 protein produces the protein MRTHHSVEGHSTKAPSSTKRDKISYFCPRSSVQRGHRSDAGEGNENTEGNEGAEASKDNSAGAGDAGELDRPNGADGRGRSPGQDGTWWRRAVLYEVYLRSFADSDGDGIGDLEGLRRHLPVLAELGVDAIWITPFYSSPMADHGYDVADHRGVDPLFGDLADLDAVLADAAETGLAVLIDLVPNHSSSAHPAFQAALASAPGSPERGLYIFRDGRGPGGEQPPNNWESVFGGSAWTRVADGQWYLHLFDAEQPDWNWDHPAVRADHAATLRFWLDRGVDGFRIDVTHGLVKDTELRDNPPGARLAPDSGFREEHEPRVWDQDGVHEIYREWRAITDEYTARDGRPRVLIGETWVRDPARLARYVRPDELHLTFSFSLLSIPWSAAAWRAAIDAERAALTAVGAPGTWVLANHDVVRPATRYGGGPTGTRRARAALLTLLALPGTAVLYQGDELALPQAEVPPAARRDPIWTRSGGTSPGRDGARIPLPWSGDAPPYGFTSAGADPWLPQPADWADLAVLAQAADPMSTWLLVRSALALRRALPHLRGDDLRWRNDSPAGCLAFDRPAPAGSSVPPTPPTSVGSASMTCVTTTEGEATIPLPGRLVLASGPVGYDGATLTLPPDTTAWIAPRDG, from the coding sequence ATGAGGACACATCATTCTGTTGAGGGCCACTCCACAAAGGCACCCTCATCTACCAAGAGAGATAAAATATCTTATTTCTGCCCTCGATCTAGTGTCCAGCGCGGCCACCGAAGCGACGCGGGCGAGGGCAATGAGAACACCGAGGGGAACGAGGGCGCCGAGGCCAGCAAGGACAACAGCGCGGGAGCCGGCGACGCCGGGGAACTGGATCGCCCGAATGGCGCCGACGGCCGGGGGCGGTCGCCCGGCCAGGACGGGACGTGGTGGCGCCGGGCCGTCCTGTACGAGGTGTACCTTCGCAGTTTCGCCGATTCCGATGGCGACGGGATCGGCGATCTGGAGGGGCTACGGCGGCATCTGCCCGTGCTGGCGGAACTCGGCGTCGACGCGATCTGGATCACGCCCTTCTACTCGTCCCCCATGGCCGATCACGGGTACGACGTCGCCGACCATCGCGGCGTGGATCCGCTCTTCGGTGACCTCGCGGACCTCGACGCCGTGCTCGCCGACGCCGCCGAGACCGGGCTCGCCGTGCTGATCGATCTCGTGCCGAACCACTCGAGCTCGGCGCATCCGGCGTTCCAGGCGGCGCTCGCGTCCGCGCCGGGCAGTCCCGAGCGGGGGCTCTACATCTTCCGCGACGGCCGAGGCCCCGGCGGCGAGCAGCCTCCGAACAACTGGGAATCGGTGTTCGGTGGATCGGCCTGGACGCGGGTGGCGGACGGCCAGTGGTACCTGCACCTGTTCGACGCCGAGCAGCCCGACTGGAACTGGGATCATCCCGCCGTCCGCGCGGACCATGCCGCGACGCTGCGGTTCTGGCTCGATCGAGGGGTCGACGGGTTCCGGATCGACGTGACCCACGGGCTGGTGAAGGACACCGAGCTACGGGACAACCCGCCCGGCGCCCGGTTGGCTCCGGACAGCGGGTTCCGCGAGGAGCACGAGCCCCGGGTCTGGGACCAGGACGGGGTGCACGAGATCTACCGCGAGTGGCGCGCGATCACCGACGAGTACACCGCCCGCGACGGGCGTCCCAGGGTCCTGATCGGGGAGACCTGGGTGCGCGACCCGGCCCGGCTCGCCCGCTACGTGCGACCGGACGAGCTGCACCTGACGTTCTCGTTCTCCCTGCTGAGCATCCCCTGGTCGGCGGCGGCCTGGCGGGCCGCCATCGACGCCGAACGCGCCGCGCTGACGGCGGTCGGCGCGCCGGGCACCTGGGTGCTCGCCAACCACGACGTGGTGCGGCCGGCGACCCGTTACGGCGGCGGTCCCACGGGGACCCGCCGCGCGCGCGCCGCTCTGCTCACGCTGCTCGCGCTGCCCGGCACCGCGGTGCTGTACCAGGGCGACGAGCTGGCGCTGCCGCAGGCCGAGGTGCCGCCTGCCGCCCGTCGCGACCCGATCTGGACGCGGTCCGGGGGGACGTCGCCGGGCCGGGACGGCGCCCGGATCCCCCTGCCGTGGTCGGGGGACGCGCCCCCCTACGGATTCACCTCGGCCGGCGCCGACCCGTGGTTGCCGCAACCCGCCGACTGGGCGGACCTCGCGGTCCTCGCGCAGGCGGCCGACCCGATGTCGACCTGGCTGCTTGTGCGCAGCGCGCTCGCCCTGCGCCGCGCCCTCCCCCACCTGCGTGGCGACGACCTGCGCTGGCGGAACGACTCCCCGGCCGGATGCCTGGCCTTCGACCGCCCCGCGCCGGCAGGCTCGTCGGTGCCCCCGACCCCGCCCACCTCGGTGGGGTCGGCCAGTATGACATGCGTGACGACGACCGAGGGGGAGGCGACGATTCCGCTGCCCGGACGGCTGGTGCTCGCCAGCGGACCGGTGGGGTACGACGGCGCGACCCTGACGCTGCCCCCCGACACGACGGCGTGGATCGCACCCCGCGACGGCTGA